The following coding sequences are from one Methanosarcina sp. WWM596 window:
- a CDS encoding polyprenyl synthetase family protein, with amino-acid sequence MMLIDEIKKRSSHVDAAIDELLPITRPEELYKASRYLVDAGGKRLRPAVLILAAEAVGSDLKSVLPAAVAVELVHNFTLIHDDIMDKDNIRRGMPAVHVKWGEAGAILAGDTLYSKAFEILSKVDNEPVRILKCMDVLSKTCTEICEGQWLDMDFETRDRVTELEYIEMVEKKTSVLYAATAKIGALLGGASDEVAEALSEYGRLIGIGFQMYDDVLDMVAPEEVLGKVRGSDLMEGKYTLIVIDAFSKGVKLDIFGKGAATLEETEAAVRTLTECGSIDYVKNLAISYINQGKAKLDVLRDCPEKELLLQIADYMIARNY; translated from the coding sequence ATGATGCTTATTGATGAGATCAAAAAGAGAAGTTCCCATGTTGATGCTGCAATTGACGAACTACTTCCAATAACCCGTCCCGAGGAGCTGTACAAAGCTTCTCGCTATCTCGTGGACGCCGGCGGAAAGCGTCTTCGTCCGGCAGTCCTTATCCTGGCAGCAGAAGCTGTCGGCTCCGATCTCAAGTCTGTTTTGCCCGCAGCAGTGGCTGTGGAACTTGTACATAATTTCACTCTGATCCATGACGACATTATGGATAAGGACAATATCCGCAGGGGAATGCCTGCAGTCCATGTTAAATGGGGTGAAGCCGGGGCCATCCTTGCCGGAGACACCCTTTACTCCAAAGCGTTCGAGATCCTGTCAAAGGTTGATAACGAACCTGTAAGGATTTTAAAGTGCATGGATGTCCTCTCAAAGACCTGTACCGAAATCTGTGAAGGGCAGTGGCTTGACATGGACTTCGAAACAAGGGACAGGGTAACGGAACTTGAGTACATCGAAATGGTGGAAAAGAAGACCTCTGTCCTCTATGCAGCCACAGCCAAAATCGGTGCTCTCCTCGGTGGAGCCTCCGACGAGGTTGCCGAGGCCTTATCCGAATATGGTCGCCTCATAGGGATCGGTTTCCAGATGTACGATGACGTCCTGGACATGGTCGCTCCTGAAGAAGTGCTCGGAAAGGTTAGAGGCAGCGACCTCATGGAAGGAAAGTACACCCTCATTGTCATTGACGCCTTCAGCAAAGGCGTAAAACTGGACATCTTCGGGAAAGGGGCAGCCACTCTTGAAGAAACCGAAGCAGCTGTCCGGACTCTGACCGAATGCGGATCCATCGATTACGTGAAAAATCTTGCAATCTCATATATCAATCAAGGAAAGGCAAAACTGGATGTCCTCAGAGACTGTCCTGAAAAAGAACTTCTCCTCCAGATTGCTGACTATATGATTGCAAGGAACTACTGA
- a CDS encoding RNase J family beta-CASP ribonuclease translates to MTEIGIVAVGGYNEMGRNMTAIIIGEDIVILDMGLRLDRVQIHEDVEIDKMHSLELIEMGAIPDDTIMKEINGTVRAIVCTHGHLDHIGAIPKLAHRYNAPILATPYTAAIIKQQIDSERKFEVCNRVIPLQAGGTYQVTEDISIEFIRVQHSIIDCVLAAVHTPAGAVLYACDFKLDRTPTMGEAPDFERFKSLGKEGVIAMITESTNAGRSGKTPSEQIAKDMVRDVLLGTEESDVGMIITTFASHIARLKAIIEAAEEMGRIPVLMGRSMERYVSAARDVGYLDLPSNVEIYGMRKDVDRAFKRIMQEGKNKYLPIVTGHQGEPGSILMRVANGETPYAIEPGDKIIFSANVIPSPMTQANRYALETKLRMKGGRIYDNVHVSGHAYREDHWELLRMVNPEHVIPAHGDMEMHGHYIEMAEDAGYVLGDTVHLLRNGEVLYIEE, encoded by the coding sequence ATGACTGAAATAGGAATTGTTGCAGTCGGCGGCTACAACGAAATGGGCCGCAATATGACTGCCATTATTATAGGTGAAGATATTGTCATTCTGGATATGGGGCTCAGGCTTGACCGTGTTCAAATTCATGAAGACGTTGAAATTGACAAAATGCATTCTCTTGAACTAATCGAGATGGGTGCAATCCCTGATGATACTATCATGAAAGAGATCAATGGGACTGTAAGGGCAATCGTCTGCACTCACGGGCACCTTGACCACATCGGTGCAATTCCGAAGCTCGCCCACAGGTACAATGCTCCTATACTTGCTACCCCATATACCGCAGCTATCATCAAACAGCAGATAGACTCTGAGCGCAAGTTTGAGGTCTGCAACAGAGTTATTCCTTTACAAGCAGGTGGGACCTATCAGGTTACGGAAGATATTTCTATAGAATTCATCAGAGTCCAGCACAGTATTATCGACTGTGTACTTGCAGCTGTACATACTCCGGCAGGAGCTGTTCTTTACGCCTGTGATTTCAAGCTGGACAGGACTCCTACTATGGGTGAAGCTCCTGACTTCGAGCGTTTCAAATCCCTCGGAAAGGAAGGGGTCATTGCAATGATTACCGAAAGCACGAATGCAGGGCGCTCAGGAAAGACCCCCTCCGAACAGATTGCAAAGGACATGGTCAGGGATGTACTGCTCGGGACAGAAGAGTCCGATGTGGGCATGATCATTACGACTTTTGCCTCTCACATTGCAAGGCTCAAAGCGATTATCGAGGCTGCCGAGGAAATGGGCAGAATTCCGGTGCTTATGGGGCGCTCCATGGAACGTTATGTGAGTGCAGCCAGAGATGTTGGATATCTTGACCTGCCCTCCAATGTGGAGATTTACGGCATGAGAAAAGATGTAGACAGGGCATTCAAGCGTATCATGCAGGAAGGCAAGAACAAGTATCTACCTATTGTTACAGGACACCAAGGAGAACCAGGCTCTATTCTCATGCGGGTTGCAAACGGGGAAACGCCTTACGCAATTGAACCTGGAGACAAGATCATTTTCTCAGCAAATGTAATCCCTAGCCCAATGACTCAGGCAAACCGCTATGCACTTGAGACCAAACTCAGGATGAAGGGTGGCAGGATCTATGACAATGTTCACGTATCAGGGCACGCGTACAGGGAAGATCACTGGGAACTCTTGCGCATGGTAAATCCCGAGCATGTAATTCCTGCCCACGGAGATATGGAAATGCACGGGCACTACATCGAGATGGCAGAGGATGCAGGGTATGTACTCGGAGATACCGTACACCTTCTCAGAAACGGCGAAGTGTTATATATAGAAGAGTAA
- a CDS encoding IS5 family transposase, whose amino-acid sequence MVTRKNGHDYEISDEFWTKIKPLLPFPKPKKKPGRPRKDDKRILSGIFYLLRTGCQWKALPRFYGAPSTVHDRFQEWQRSGLFENMWKAGLVEYDNQNGLEWEWQAIDGAMTKAPLGGAGTGANPTDRGKKGTKRSLLTDGKGIPLSVTVDGANRHDKKLVKETLDAIIFERPSQDDVIQNICMDKGYDFPDIRELVKEYGYTAHIKSRGEENIRIEIPGFRARRWVVERTHSWINRFRRMLIRWEKKIENYFAMLHFACAWITFRAAGLFG is encoded by the coding sequence GTGGTAACACGAAAAAACGGACATGACTACGAGATTTCTGATGAATTCTGGACTAAAATCAAACCATTATTACCTTTCCCTAAACCCAAAAAGAAGCCTGGACGACCTCGAAAAGATGATAAGAGAATACTGAGTGGTATTTTTTATCTTCTTCGTACTGGTTGCCAATGGAAGGCGTTGCCACGCTTTTATGGAGCTCCAAGCACTGTCCATGATCGGTTTCAGGAATGGCAAAGATCAGGGTTATTTGAGAATATGTGGAAAGCTGGTCTAGTGGAGTATGATAATCAAAACGGATTAGAGTGGGAATGGCAAGCAATTGACGGTGCTATGACAAAAGCTCCACTAGGTGGAGCTGGGACCGGAGCTAATCCAACTGATCGTGGCAAAAAAGGTACAAAAAGGAGTCTGTTAACAGATGGTAAAGGTATACCACTATCGGTTACTGTTGATGGAGCAAATCGTCACGATAAAAAGCTTGTAAAAGAGACTTTAGATGCCATTATTTTTGAAAGACCGTCTCAAGATGATGTTATTCAGAATATATGTATGGATAAAGGATATGATTTTCCTGATATCAGAGAATTAGTTAAAGAATATGGTTATACTGCCCATATCAAAAGCCGTGGAGAGGAAAACATAAGAATAGAGATACCAGGTTTTAGGGCAAGAAGATGGGTTGTGGAAAGGACACATTCTTGGATAAACAGATTCAGAAGAATGCTTATTAGATGGGAAAAGAAAATTGAGAATTACTTTGCGATGCTTCATTTCGCATGCGCATGGATAACATTCAGAGCAGCGGGACTTTTCGGATAG
- the fni gene encoding type 2 isopentenyl-diphosphate Delta-isomerase — translation MINTTSRRKIEHLKLCAESPVESRGISAGFEDVTLIHRALPELNMDELDLSVDFLGKKMLAPFLIASITGGHPDTIPVNAALAAAAEELGVGIGVGSQRAAIDDPAQEDSFRIVRDEAPNTFVYGNVGAAQIRQYGVEGVEKLIEMIDADALAIHLNFLQEAIQPEGDRDAIGCLDMITEICSVLKTPVIVKETGAGISREDALLLHKAGVSAIDVGGVGGTSWAGVEVYRAKKSRDSVSERLGELFWDFGIPTVASLIESRVSLPIIATGGVRTGLDIAKSLALGASAASAALPFVGPSLEGKKSVVSVLSHMLDEFRAAMFLCGCANIQALHNAPVVVTGWTLEYLGQRGFNVKDYSLRKNAL, via the coding sequence ATGATTAATACTACCTCAAGGCGAAAGATAGAACACCTGAAGCTCTGCGCTGAAAGCCCGGTTGAATCCAGGGGGATCAGTGCTGGTTTTGAAGATGTGACTCTGATCCACAGGGCGCTTCCCGAATTAAACATGGACGAGCTTGACCTTTCGGTGGATTTCCTTGGAAAAAAGATGCTAGCCCCGTTTTTGATTGCATCTATCACAGGAGGGCACCCTGACACCATCCCTGTCAATGCTGCACTTGCAGCTGCAGCCGAAGAGCTGGGAGTAGGGATAGGGGTTGGCAGCCAGAGAGCTGCAATTGATGACCCTGCTCAGGAAGACTCATTCAGGATTGTCAGGGACGAAGCTCCGAATACCTTTGTCTATGGAAATGTCGGGGCTGCCCAGATCCGCCAGTACGGGGTAGAAGGGGTAGAAAAACTCATTGAAATGATCGATGCTGATGCCCTTGCCATTCACCTGAATTTCTTACAGGAAGCCATCCAGCCCGAAGGAGACAGAGATGCTATCGGTTGCCTGGATATGATTACTGAAATTTGTTCTGTGCTCAAAACTCCCGTGATTGTGAAAGAGACAGGTGCAGGCATTTCCAGGGAAGATGCCCTTCTTCTTCATAAAGCCGGAGTCTCTGCAATTGATGTCGGAGGGGTTGGGGGCACCAGCTGGGCAGGAGTCGAGGTTTACAGGGCAAAAAAAAGCAGGGACTCGGTCTCCGAACGCCTCGGAGAACTCTTCTGGGACTTTGGAATCCCGACTGTTGCCAGCTTGATAGAATCCAGGGTATCTCTCCCGATAATCGCAACTGGCGGAGTCCGGACCGGACTTGATATTGCAAAGTCCCTCGCTCTCGGAGCCAGTGCGGCAAGTGCAGCCCTGCCCTTTGTGGGGCCTTCTCTTGAAGGAAAAAAATCGGTTGTCAGTGTCCTCTCCCATATGTTGGATGAGTTCAGGGCTGCAATGTTTCTTTGCGGCTGTGCAAACATCCAGGCCCTGCATAATGCACCGGTTGTTGTCACCGGATGGACGCTCGAATACCTTGGACAACGCGGTTTTAATGTAAAAGACTACTCTTTACGCAAAAATGCACTTTAA
- a CDS encoding isopentenyl phosphate kinase yields the protein MNASTESVILKLGGSAITDKGAYEGVVKEADLLRIAREVSGFRGKMIVVHGAGSFGHTYAKKYGLDRTFDPEGAIVTHESVKKLASRVVDALNSFGVRAIAVHPMGCTVCKNRRIESMYLDSIKLMLEKGFVPVLHGDVVMDLELGTCILSGDQIVPYLAKELGITRLGLGSAEDGVLDKDGKPVPEITPENFEEFRQCIRGSESTDVTGGMLGKVLELLELSKNSSITSYIFNAGKADNIYRFLNGESIGTKISPDKKV from the coding sequence ATGAACGCTTCAACCGAATCTGTTATTCTTAAGCTCGGAGGCAGCGCCATTACTGATAAAGGCGCATATGAAGGAGTTGTAAAAGAGGCTGACCTTCTAAGGATTGCACGGGAAGTTTCAGGCTTCCGGGGGAAAATGATTGTTGTACATGGAGCCGGCTCTTTCGGGCATACCTACGCCAAAAAATACGGGCTTGACCGGACTTTTGACCCGGAAGGGGCAATTGTAACTCATGAATCCGTAAAAAAACTTGCATCGAGGGTTGTGGATGCTCTGAACAGTTTCGGAGTTCGGGCTATTGCCGTGCATCCTATGGGCTGTACTGTTTGCAAAAATAGACGGATAGAGAGCATGTACCTTGACAGCATAAAACTCATGCTCGAAAAAGGTTTTGTCCCGGTACTGCACGGAGACGTTGTTATGGACCTTGAACTCGGGACCTGCATCCTCTCGGGAGATCAGATAGTTCCCTATCTGGCAAAAGAACTCGGGATCACGCGGCTCGGGCTGGGTTCAGCCGAAGATGGGGTACTTGATAAGGATGGAAAACCGGTGCCTGAGATTACTCCTGAAAACTTTGAGGAATTTCGGCAATGTATCAGGGGTTCGGAAAGTACGGATGTTACAGGCGGAATGCTTGGAAAGGTTTTGGAACTTCTGGAACTTAGCAAAAATTCTAGTATTACTTCATATATATTCAATGCAGGAAAAGCTGATAACATTTACAGGTTCTTAAATGGGGAATCCATAGGGACCAAGATCAGTCCGGATAAAAAGGTATGA
- a CDS encoding mevalonate kinase, which yields MVSCSAPGKIYLFGEHAVVYGETAIACAVELRTRVRVELNSSIVIQSQLGKTGLDFEKHPYVSAVIEKMKEFVPIKGVFLTVDSDIPVGSGLGSSAAVTIASIGALNEFFVCGLSLEEIAKLGHEIEIEVQGAASPTDTYVSTFGGVVTIPERRKLKTPDCEIVIGDTGVFSSTKELVANVRQLRESYPELIRPLMASIGKISRIGETLVLSGDYASIGRLMNVNQGLLDALGVNILELSCLIYSARAAGAFGAKITGAGGGGCMVALTATEKSAQVAGAIARAGGKVTITKPTEQGLKVD from the coding sequence ATGGTTTCATGTTCTGCGCCCGGGAAAATCTATCTTTTCGGAGAGCATGCGGTTGTTTATGGAGAAACCGCAATAGCATGTGCAGTGGAGTTGAGAACCCGGGTGCGGGTAGAGTTAAACAGCTCCATAGTTATCCAGTCCCAGCTTGGGAAAACAGGGCTTGATTTTGAAAAACACCCCTATGTTTCTGCAGTTATTGAAAAAATGAAAGAATTTGTGCCCATAAAAGGCGTCTTTTTGACCGTGGATTCCGATATCCCCGTGGGCTCAGGGCTAGGATCTTCTGCTGCAGTAACAATTGCAAGCATAGGGGCACTCAATGAGTTTTTTGTCTGTGGTCTTTCCCTTGAAGAGATTGCAAAACTGGGGCATGAAATCGAGATAGAAGTACAGGGGGCAGCAAGCCCTACCGATACATATGTTTCTACTTTCGGAGGGGTTGTTACCATCCCGGAACGGAGGAAGTTAAAAACTCCCGACTGCGAAATTGTGATCGGGGATACCGGAGTTTTTTCATCTACAAAAGAGCTTGTGGCAAATGTCAGGCAACTTCGTGAGAGTTACCCTGAGCTGATAAGACCTCTTATGGCTTCTATTGGCAAAATCTCCAGAATTGGGGAAACTCTTGTGCTTTCAGGAGACTACGCTTCCATTGGCAGGCTCATGAACGTGAACCAGGGCCTGCTTGACGCACTTGGGGTAAATATCCTTGAACTTTCATGTTTAATCTATTCGGCAAGGGCAGCAGGAGCTTTCGGGGCAAAGATTACGGGAGCTGGAGGTGGCGGCTGTATGGTTGCCCTTACAGCCACTGAAAAGTCTGCACAGGTAGCTGGAGCCATTGCAAGAGCAGGGGGTAAGGTCACCATTACAAAACCCACAGAACAGGGACTGAAGGTCGATTGA
- a CDS encoding MEMO1 family protein, translating into MEMRQPAVAGQFYPLRCENLEKELKQCFEGLEIRERKVIGAVCPHAGYIYSGKVAAHVYATLPEADTYVLFGPNHTGYGSPVSLSRETWKTPLGTIDVDLELADGFLGSIVDADELGHTYEHSIEVQLPFLQYRFGRDFKILPICMGMQDEETAVEVGNLVADLVVESGKRAIIIASSDFTHYETAERARETDNEVIDAILNFNVPDMYDRLYRRNASVCGYGPIAAMLSASQKLGGSRATLLKYANSGDVSGDMNAVVGYAAIIVE; encoded by the coding sequence TTGGAAATGAGACAGCCAGCAGTTGCAGGGCAGTTCTATCCCCTGCGTTGTGAAAATCTGGAGAAAGAACTTAAACAGTGTTTCGAAGGCCTGGAGATAAGGGAACGAAAAGTTATTGGGGCCGTTTGCCCGCATGCCGGGTATATCTATTCCGGGAAAGTTGCTGCACATGTTTATGCAACTCTTCCAGAAGCTGATACCTATGTCCTTTTTGGTCCCAACCATACAGGGTACGGTTCGCCGGTCTCCTTATCCAGGGAAACATGGAAAACACCCCTGGGGACTATTGATGTTGACCTCGAACTTGCCGACGGATTTCTCGGGAGCATCGTTGATGCGGATGAACTGGGACACACATACGAGCATTCTATTGAAGTCCAGCTTCCTTTCCTTCAGTACCGTTTCGGACGAGATTTTAAAATTCTTCCTATCTGCATGGGCATGCAGGATGAAGAAACAGCAGTTGAGGTGGGAAACCTTGTTGCTGACCTTGTTGTTGAAAGCGGAAAACGTGCGATCATCATAGCGTCAAGTGATTTCACTCACTACGAAACCGCTGAACGTGCAAGGGAAACGGATAACGAAGTTATAGATGCGATCCTGAATTTCAATGTCCCGGACATGTATGATCGTCTCTATAGAAGAAATGCTTCAGTATGTGGATATGGGCCTATTGCAGCAATGCTTTCAGCTTCTCAAAAACTCGGAGGGTCCAGGGCAACTCTGCTTAAATACGCAAATAGCGGGGATGTTTCAGGAGATATGAATGCTGTTGTCGGGTACGCTGCTATTATTGTGGAGTAA
- the rpsB gene encoding 30S ribosomal protein S2 produces MEEIEQTGKEETGAQPLPEEDVVAEAKPVPEKEAAVKTGSVPVESENEVTSPKEGSTSLVSIDEYLAAGIHIGTQQKTQDMMRFVYRVRTDGLYVLDIQSTDERIRVASKLLSHYDPTRILVVSSRQYGQHPARMFSRALGTRAMLGRFIPGSLTNPQMHGFFEPDVIIVTDPAGDAQVLKEASSIGVPVVALCDTNNLTSNVDLVIPTNNKGRKALSLVYWLVAREVSRLNNTPFNYELPDFETPL; encoded by the coding sequence ATGGAGGAAATTGAGCAGACAGGGAAGGAGGAAACCGGAGCACAGCCTTTGCCTGAAGAAGATGTCGTGGCTGAAGCAAAACCTGTACCTGAAAAGGAAGCCGCAGTAAAAACCGGATCTGTACCTGTGGAATCGGAGAACGAAGTAACTTCTCCAAAAGAGGGATCCACATCCCTGGTGTCCATTGACGAATACCTGGCGGCAGGCATTCACATCGGAACTCAGCAGAAAACTCAGGATATGATGCGTTTCGTATACAGAGTCAGAACTGACGGGTTATACGTACTTGATATCCAGTCAACAGATGAAAGGATCAGAGTTGCATCAAAATTGCTCTCTCACTATGACCCTACCAGAATCCTTGTAGTATCTTCAAGGCAGTATGGTCAGCACCCTGCAAGAATGTTCTCAAGGGCACTTGGCACAAGGGCAATGCTCGGAAGGTTTATCCCAGGTTCTCTTACAAACCCGCAGATGCATGGTTTCTTTGAACCTGATGTGATTATTGTAACCGACCCGGCCGGCGATGCCCAGGTCCTGAAAGAAGCATCAAGCATTGGAGTGCCTGTGGTAGCACTTTGTGACACCAACAACCTGACCTCAAATGTGGATCTCGTAATCCCAACCAACAACAAGGGTAGAAAAGCTCTCTCTCTCGTCTACTGGCTGGTTGCAAGGGAAGTATCTCGACTCAATAATACTCCCTTCAATTACGAACTGCCAGATTTCGAAACTCCCCTCTGA
- a CDS encoding DNA-directed RNA polymerase subunit K, which yields MVKEKYTRFERARIVGARALQIAMGAPVLVEDDGRLDPLGVAILELKTGVIPITVKRKKS from the coding sequence TTGGTCAAGGAAAAATATACCCGGTTCGAACGTGCACGAATTGTAGGTGCAAGAGCATTGCAAATAGCAATGGGGGCTCCTGTCCTGGTTGAAGATGACGGGCGGCTGGACCCCCTGGGTGTAGCCATTTTAGAGTTGAAGACCGGAGTTATTCCTATAACGGTCAAACGTAAGAAAAGCTGA
- a CDS encoding DNA-directed RNA polymerase subunit N has product MIPVRCFSCGKVVSNYWDEYKRRVNDGEDSAAVLDDLGITRYCCRRMFLSHVELVDVLSPYQ; this is encoded by the coding sequence ATGATCCCAGTCCGATGTTTCTCATGTGGAAAAGTAGTCTCTAACTATTGGGATGAGTACAAAAGACGCGTCAATGACGGCGAAGACTCTGCTGCAGTACTGGATGATCTCGGAATCACCCGTTACTGCTGCCGCAGAATGTTCCTCAGCCATGTAGAACTTGTTGACGTGCTTTCACCGTACCAGTAA
- a CDS encoding 30S ribosomal protein S9 — translation MIKVINSSGKHKTATARATVMKGTGKVRINKIPLELYTPELAMIKISEPLMIAGNDVVSGLDINVDVRGGGIVGQANAVRTAVARGIVEWTNDTIIRDNFATYDRNLLVSDSRQKESKNFGGPGARAKYQKSYR, via the coding sequence ATGATCAAAGTAATTAATTCATCTGGAAAGCACAAGACTGCAACTGCTCGCGCAACAGTCATGAAAGGTACCGGTAAGGTCAGGATCAACAAAATTCCGCTCGAGCTCTATACCCCTGAGCTTGCAATGATAAAAATCTCCGAGCCTCTGATGATCGCAGGAAACGATGTTGTTTCCGGGCTTGATATCAATGTTGATGTTCGGGGTGGCGGAATCGTTGGGCAAGCTAACGCAGTAAGGACTGCAGTTGCCCGTGGGATTGTGGAATGGACAAATGACACAATCATCAGAGACAACTTTGCAACCTACGACCGCAATTTACTTGTAAGCGATTCCAGGCAGAAAGAATCCAAAAACTTTGGTGGACCTGGAGCAAGGGCTAAATATCAGAAATCTTACAGGTAA
- a CDS encoding 50S ribosomal protein L13: MTVIDANGLILGRLASSVAKQLLSGDEKVYIINAEKAIISGSRAATLREYRETRERGATEFGPYFPKRPDRILKRTIRGMLPYKRARGKDAMSKLKVYVGVPYELEGIETSTIADADMRLLSSNKYIELGEVSQKMGSKF; this comes from the coding sequence ATGACGGTTATCGATGCAAATGGGCTTATTCTGGGGCGTCTTGCAAGTTCGGTTGCAAAACAGTTGCTTTCAGGAGACGAAAAGGTTTATATCATAAATGCCGAAAAAGCCATCATTTCTGGCTCAAGGGCAGCCACCCTTAGAGAGTACCGGGAGACCCGGGAAAGGGGTGCAACGGAATTCGGGCCTTACTTCCCGAAGCGTCCGGATCGCATCCTGAAGAGGACTATTCGTGGCATGCTGCCCTATAAGAGAGCAAGAGGAAAGGATGCAATGTCCAAGCTAAAAGTCTATGTAGGTGTCCCCTATGAACTTGAGGGCATTGAAACGAGCACCATCGCAGATGCCGACATGAGGCTTCTGAGTTCCAACAAGTACATAGAGCTTGGTGAAGTGAGCCAGAAAATGGGTTCAAAGTTCTAA
- a CDS encoding 50S ribosomal protein L18e, translating into MGKKSLVKLTRKTNPRIVSLILTLKDGANVDSAPIWKDIAKRLEAPSRNYAAVNISKINRHTNEGDVLLIPGKVLGAGLLDHPVTVAALTFSESAVERITEVGGKCLSLEEIMEANPKGSGIRIFR; encoded by the coding sequence TTGGGTAAAAAATCACTGGTAAAACTAACAAGAAAAACGAATCCAAGAATCGTTTCCCTGATTCTTACCCTGAAAGATGGGGCAAATGTAGATTCTGCCCCCATCTGGAAGGATATTGCGAAACGTCTTGAGGCGCCGTCCAGAAACTATGCGGCTGTGAATATAAGCAAGATCAACAGGCACACTAATGAAGGTGATGTCCTGCTTATCCCCGGAAAAGTCCTGGGCGCAGGTCTCCTTGATCATCCTGTAACTGTTGCGGCTTTAACATTCAGCGAATCAGCAGTTGAAAGAATCACTGAAGTTGGCGGCAAGTGCCTGAGTCTCGAAGAGATCATGGAAGCAAATCCAAAAGGGTCCGGTATCCGGATTTTCCGCTGA
- a CDS encoding DUF2240 family protein codes for MEELKRVVSAPFKKNLAGSLPEKDFEFSLAFDLKWFSPKIASEVKSRALEAGLLSLKDGALLPCFDVESVRLPHAFKPPENFLELKEKPGKTGNSSARRHREEISLEQILDFVSADTGVNRQRLVSEINSMQDRLAYLVDIRIVALIVARKFGCDIEVILGKVSRVVLGSSDYA; via the coding sequence ATGGAAGAACTTAAACGTGTTGTTTCTGCTCCTTTTAAGAAAAATCTTGCAGGCTCTCTCCCGGAAAAAGACTTTGAATTTTCCCTTGCCTTTGACCTGAAATGGTTTTCCCCAAAGATTGCTTCTGAAGTAAAGAGCCGCGCCCTTGAAGCAGGCCTGCTTTCCCTTAAGGACGGTGCACTTTTACCCTGTTTTGATGTTGAGAGTGTCCGACTTCCCCATGCTTTTAAGCCACCAGAAAATTTTCTCGAACTCAAAGAGAAACCCGGAAAAACCGGCAACTCTTCTGCAAGGCGCCACAGGGAAGAAATATCCTTAGAACAGATTCTTGACTTCGTTTCCGCGGATACGGGAGTGAACAGACAACGGCTTGTTTCCGAAATCAATTCCATGCAGGACCGACTTGCTTATCTTGTGGATATCCGGATAGTGGCACTTATTGTGGCAAGAAAGTTCGGATGCGACATAGAAGTAATACTTGGAAAGGTTTCCAGGGTTGTTCTTGGCTCTTCCGATTACGCATAA